In Pseudomonas fluorescens, one genomic interval encodes:
- a CDS encoding CynX/NimT family MFS transporter gives MNLESEKNFSTPKRTAELEELLIDAEADDEQVQQSHPLVRRPWLLLLGLILVALNLRPALSSMAPLLSEVSKSLGLSAAQAGLLTTLPVLCLGLFAPLAPILARRFGAERVVLGILLTLAAGIIVRSNFGEIGLFAGSVLGGASIGIIGVLLPGIVKRDFARHAGTMTGVYTMALCLGAAMAAGSTVPLSEHFDHSWALGLGFWVIPALVAALFWLPQVGQKHGAHNVAYRVKGLLRDPLAWQVTLYMGLQSSLAYIVFGWLPSILIGRGLTPTQAGLVLSGSVIIQLASSLAAPWLATRGKDQRLAIVVVMALTLGGLFGCLYAPIEGLWGWAILLGLGQGGTFSLALTLIVLRSRDSHVAANLSSMSQGFGYTLASMGPFAVGVVHDWTGGWNAVGWIFGIIGTGAIIAGLGAGRALYVQVQSEKL, from the coding sequence ATGAACCTTGAAAGCGAGAAAAACTTTTCAACCCCCAAGCGCACGGCGGAGCTCGAAGAGCTGCTGATCGACGCCGAGGCCGATGACGAGCAAGTGCAGCAAAGCCATCCGCTGGTGCGCCGGCCGTGGCTGTTGCTGCTGGGGCTGATTCTGGTGGCGCTGAACCTGCGCCCTGCGCTGTCGAGCATGGCGCCGCTGCTCAGCGAAGTGTCGAAAAGCCTTGGTCTGTCTGCGGCTCAGGCCGGTTTGCTGACCACGTTGCCGGTGTTGTGCCTGGGACTGTTCGCGCCGCTGGCGCCGATTCTGGCGCGGCGTTTCGGCGCTGAGCGGGTGGTGCTGGGGATTCTGCTGACCCTGGCCGCCGGGATTATTGTGCGCAGCAACTTCGGTGAGATCGGGCTGTTTGCAGGTAGCGTGCTTGGCGGTGCGAGCATCGGCATTATCGGCGTGCTGCTGCCGGGCATCGTCAAACGCGACTTCGCCAGACACGCCGGAACCATGACCGGCGTGTACACCATGGCCCTGTGCCTGGGCGCCGCGATGGCGGCGGGTTCGACCGTGCCGTTGAGCGAACACTTCGACCACAGCTGGGCACTGGGCCTGGGCTTCTGGGTAATCCCGGCGCTGGTGGCGGCGCTGTTCTGGCTGCCGCAAGTCGGGCAGAAACACGGCGCGCACAACGTCGCCTATCGGGTGAAAGGTCTGCTGCGCGATCCACTGGCGTGGCAAGTGACTTTGTACATGGGCCTGCAATCGTCGCTGGCGTACATCGTGTTCGGCTGGTTGCCGTCGATCCTGATCGGTCGTGGCCTGACTCCGACCCAGGCCGGCCTGGTGCTGTCCGGTTCGGTGATCATCCAGCTCGCCAGTTCGCTGGCGGCGCCGTGGCTGGCGACCCGTGGCAAGGACCAGCGCCTGGCGATCGTGGTGGTGATGGCGCTGACCCTCGGTGGTCTGTTCGGTTGCCTGTATGCACCGATTGAAGGGCTCTGGGGCTGGGCGATTCTGCTGGGGCTGGGGCAGGGCGGTACGTTCAGCCTGGCGCTGACCCTGATCGTGCTGCGCTCGCGGGATTCGCATGTGGCGGCGAACCTGTCGAGCATGTCCCAGGGCTTCGGCTACACCCTGGCGTCGATGGGGCCGTTCGCGGTCGGCGTGGTGCATGACTGGACCGGCGGCTGGAATGCCGTGGGCTGGATCTTCGGCATCATTGGCACCGGTGCGATCATTGCCGGCCTTGGTGCCGGCCGGGCGCTGTACGTGCAAGTGCAAAGCGAAAAGCTCTGA
- a CDS encoding nuclear transport factor 2 family protein, with protein MSEAHAALITRFYQAFQRLDAEAMAACYTDDVVFSDPAFGELRGRDAGDMWRMLTTRAKDFSLTFDNVRADERSGGAHWVATYLFSQTGNVVINDIQARFVFRDGKICEHHDHFDLWRWSRQALGFKGLLLGWTPLVRNAVRAQALKGLKAFQAAR; from the coding sequence ATGAGCGAAGCCCACGCCGCCCTGATCACTCGCTTCTACCAGGCCTTCCAGCGCCTCGACGCCGAGGCCATGGCCGCCTGCTATACCGACGATGTGGTGTTCAGCGATCCGGCCTTCGGTGAACTGCGCGGGCGCGATGCCGGCGACATGTGGCGCATGCTCACCACCCGCGCCAAGGACTTCTCCCTGACTTTCGACAATGTCCGCGCCGACGAGCGCAGCGGCGGCGCGCACTGGGTGGCGACTTACCTGTTCAGCCAGACCGGCAACGTGGTAATCAACGATATCCAGGCGCGCTTCGTCTTTCGCGACGGCAAGATCTGCGAGCACCACGACCACTTCGACCTGTGGCGCTGGTCGCGGCAGGCGTTGGGTTTCAAAGGCCTGCTGCTGGGCTGGACACCGCTGGTGCGCAACGCGGTCCGGGCGCAGGCGCTGAAAGGTCTGAAGGCATTTCAGGCCGCTCGCTGA
- a CDS encoding GIY-YIG nuclease family protein, whose translation MTSLSEKPVEVVEPVSKSWFVYLVRAANGSLYCGISDDPVRRFAKHQSGKGARFFLSSPAMALVYTERCRDKSDALRQERLIKKLRKSAKECLVASYQSD comes from the coding sequence GTGACCAGCCTCAGCGAAAAACCGGTTGAAGTCGTCGAGCCAGTGAGCAAGTCCTGGTTCGTCTACCTCGTGCGCGCGGCCAACGGTTCGCTGTATTGCGGGATCAGCGACGACCCGGTGCGCCGCTTCGCCAAGCATCAAAGCGGCAAGGGCGCGCGCTTCTTCCTGTCCAGCCCGGCGATGGCGCTGGTCTACACCGAGCGTTGCCGCGACAAGAGCGACGCGTTGCGTCAGGAACGGCTGATCAAAAAGCTGCGCAAGAGCGCCAAGGAATGTCTGGTCGCGTCTTATCAATCTGACTGA
- a CDS encoding glutathione S-transferase family protein, which translates to MSELILHHYPTSPFAEKARLLLGFKGLSWRSVHISPVMPKPDLTALTGGYRKTPVLQIGADIYCDTSLIARRLEQEKALPAFFPEGQEMTSASFAAWADSVVFQHAVSLVFQPESVAVRFGKLPPEAIKAFIVDRAGLFSGGSATRLSAEQAKHQWPTIMARLEQQLQREQGDFLFGEPSIADFALAHPLWFLKATHVTAPLVDEYPAVTAWLGRVLGFGHGDASEMTAEEALEVARSSTPAALPDEQFVDPNGFKAGQQVAIAATDYGVDPVVGELLFAGREELILRREDPRGGVVHVHFPRFGFRIEAR; encoded by the coding sequence ATGTCCGAGTTGATTCTGCATCATTACCCGACCTCTCCATTTGCCGAAAAGGCTCGTCTGCTGTTGGGCTTCAAAGGCTTATCCTGGCGCTCGGTGCACATTTCGCCGGTGATGCCCAAGCCGGATCTGACCGCGCTGACTGGCGGCTACCGCAAGACCCCGGTGTTGCAGATCGGCGCCGACATCTATTGCGACACATCGTTGATTGCCCGTCGTCTGGAGCAGGAAAAAGCCCTGCCGGCGTTTTTCCCGGAAGGCCAGGAAATGACCAGCGCCAGCTTCGCCGCTTGGGCCGATTCGGTGGTGTTCCAGCACGCGGTCAGCCTGGTGTTCCAGCCGGAGTCGGTGGCCGTGCGTTTCGGCAAGTTGCCGCCGGAAGCGATCAAGGCGTTTATCGTTGACCGTGCCGGGCTGTTCAGTGGCGGCAGCGCCACGCGGCTGTCGGCCGAGCAGGCCAAGCATCAATGGCCAACGATCATGGCGCGGCTGGAGCAGCAGTTGCAGCGCGAGCAGGGCGACTTCCTGTTCGGTGAACCGTCGATTGCCGACTTCGCCCTGGCGCATCCACTGTGGTTCCTCAAGGCGACGCACGTCACTGCGCCGTTGGTCGATGAATATCCAGCCGTGACTGCCTGGCTGGGGCGTGTGCTGGGCTTTGGTCATGGTGACGCGAGTGAGATGACTGCCGAGGAGGCGCTGGAAGTCGCGCGCAGTTCGACGCCGGCGGCGTTGCCGGATGAGCAGTTTGTCGATCCGAACGGTTTCAAGGCCGGGCAGCAGGTGGCGATTGCCGCAACAGACTACGGGGTTGATCCGGTGGTGGGTGAGTTGCTGTTTGCTGGCCGCGAAGAGCTGATCCTGCGCCGCGAAGACCCGCGTGGCGGCGTGGTGCACGTGCACTTCCCGCGCTTTGGATTCCGCATCGAAGCTCGCTGA
- a CDS encoding glutaredoxin family protein, producing the protein MLGNVLKNVALVLLVVVVYQNWGKIERVFNPSQMVSEQTRAQARVVLYSTDWCGYCKQTRRFLDSKGISFKEFDIEKDAEARKAYEALGGRGIPLIDVNGTLIRGFDPDEILAALK; encoded by the coding sequence ATGCTGGGCAATGTGCTGAAGAACGTCGCGCTGGTTCTGCTGGTGGTGGTGGTCTATCAGAACTGGGGCAAGATCGAGCGGGTGTTCAACCCGTCGCAGATGGTCTCTGAGCAGACGCGAGCGCAGGCCCGTGTCGTGCTGTATTCCACCGACTGGTGCGGCTACTGCAAGCAGACCAGGCGCTTTCTCGACAGCAAGGGGATTTCTTTCAAGGAATTCGACATCGAGAAGGACGCCGAGGCGCGCAAGGCGTATGAGGCGCTGGGTGGACGCGGGATTCCGCTGATCGACGTGAATGGCACGTTGATTCGCGGATTCGACCCGGACGAAATCCTCGCTGCCCTGAAATAA
- the yejK gene encoding nucleoid-associated protein YejK, with protein sequence MPIRHCIVHLIDKKPDGTPAVLHARDSELAESAAIENMLADLNESYNAKQGKAWGLFHPESGAFPFSGWLKEYMEGGKDFAAFSKVAVEHLQKLMEESNLSVGGHVLFAHYQQGMTDYLAIALLHHSEGVAVTDELDVTPSRHLDLGQLHLAARINVSEWQNNKQSKQYISFIKGKNGKKVSEYFRDFIGCQEGVDGPGETRTLLKAFSDFVESEDLPEDSAREKTKTLVDYASSQAKLGEPMGLEELSELIDEERPKAFYDHIRNKDYGLSPEIPADKRTLNQFRRFTGRAEGLSISFEAHLLGSKIEYDEEAGTLIIKGLPTSLTDQLKRRN encoded by the coding sequence ATGCCGATCCGTCATTGCATCGTCCACCTGATCGACAAAAAACCCGACGGCACGCCCGCAGTTCTGCACGCCCGTGACTCCGAACTGGCTGAGTCCGCGGCCATCGAGAACATGCTCGCCGACCTCAACGAGAGCTACAACGCCAAACAGGGCAAAGCCTGGGGCCTGTTCCACCCGGAATCCGGTGCGTTCCCGTTCAGCGGCTGGCTGAAGGAATACATGGAAGGCGGCAAGGACTTCGCCGCGTTCAGCAAGGTTGCGGTCGAGCATCTGCAGAAGCTGATGGAAGAGTCGAACCTGTCGGTCGGCGGCCACGTGCTGTTCGCCCACTATCAGCAAGGCATGACCGACTACCTGGCGATCGCCCTGCTGCACCACAGTGAAGGTGTGGCGGTGACCGATGAGCTGGACGTGACCCCGTCGCGTCACCTCGACCTCGGCCAATTGCACCTGGCGGCGCGGATCAACGTCTCCGAGTGGCAGAACAACAAGCAGTCCAAGCAGTACATCTCGTTCATCAAGGGCAAGAACGGCAAGAAGGTTTCGGAATACTTCCGCGACTTCATCGGCTGCCAGGAAGGCGTCGATGGCCCGGGCGAGACCCGCACCCTGCTCAAGGCCTTCAGCGACTTCGTCGAGAGCGAAGACTTGCCGGAAGACTCCGCCCGCGAGAAAACCAAGACCCTGGTCGATTACGCCAGCAGCCAGGCCAAGCTCGGCGAGCCGATGGGCCTGGAAGAGCTGTCGGAGCTGATCGATGAAGAACGGCCGAAAGCCTTTTACGATCACATCCGCAACAAGGACTATGGCCTGTCGCCGGAGATTCCGGCAGACAAACGCACCCTTAACCAGTTCCGCCGCTTCACCGGCCGCGCCGAGGGTCTATCGATCAGCTTTGAAGCGCACCTGCTGGGCTCGAAGATCGAGTACGACGAAGAGGCTGGCACCCTGATCATCAAGGGCCTGCCGACCTCGCTCACTGATCAGCTCAAGCGCCGCAACTGA
- a CDS encoding HU family DNA-binding protein: MALTKDQLIADIAEAIDAPKTTARNALDQLGQIVADQLENGGEITLPGIGKLKVTERPARTGRNPSTGAAIEIPAKKVIKLVVAKGLTDAVNK; this comes from the coding sequence ATGGCTCTTACTAAAGACCAACTGATCGCCGACATCGCTGAAGCTATCGACGCGCCGAAAACCACCGCGCGTAACGCTCTGGACCAACTGGGCCAAATCGTTGCCGATCAGCTGGAAAACGGCGGCGAAATCACCTTGCCAGGTATCGGCAAGCTGAAAGTGACCGAGCGTCCTGCCCGCACTGGCCGTAACCCTTCGACTGGCGCTGCCATCGAAATCCCTGCCAAGAAAGTGATCAAGCTGGTTGTGGCCAAAGGCCTGACCGACGCTGTGAACAAGTAA
- the rlmF gene encoding 23S rRNA (adenine(1618)-N(6))-methyltransferase RlmF produces MNAPRTPKPARKKPDAATPAKAVEPREKASLHPRNRHQGRYDFPALIKTTPELAKFVITNPYGKESIDFASPDAVRVFNRALLKAFYGIEHWDIPADYLCPPVPGRADYVHFLADLLASMNDGKVPRGAIVNVLDIGMGANCVYPLIGNSEYRWHFLGSEIDPTAVAAARAIVQSNGLNKVIQLRQQENRKHILIGLLEPGERFDLTMCNPPFHASMEEATKGSERKWRALGKADPKRKLPVLNFGGQSAELWCEGGEARFVTQLIAESANFQHKVLWFSTLVSKASNLPAIETALKKAGVLESQVVEMSQGQKQSRFVAWTFQTKSEQQIWRRERWVR; encoded by the coding sequence ATGAACGCCCCCCGCACACCCAAACCTGCGCGCAAGAAGCCTGATGCCGCGACCCCGGCCAAAGCCGTCGAGCCGCGTGAAAAGGCCAGCCTGCACCCGCGCAATCGCCACCAGGGTCGCTACGACTTCCCGGCGCTGATCAAGACCACGCCGGAACTGGCGAAATTCGTGATCACCAACCCGTACGGCAAGGAAAGCATCGACTTCGCCAGCCCCGATGCGGTGCGGGTGTTCAACCGGGCGCTGCTCAAGGCGTTCTATGGCATCGAGCATTGGGACATTCCGGCGGATTATCTGTGCCCACCGGTCCCGGGCCGTGCCGATTACGTGCATTTCCTCGCCGACCTGCTGGCGAGCATGAACGACGGCAAGGTGCCGCGCGGTGCGATCGTCAACGTGCTGGATATCGGCATGGGCGCCAACTGCGTTTATCCGCTGATTGGTAACAGCGAATACCGCTGGCACTTCCTCGGTTCGGAAATCGACCCGACCGCCGTGGCTGCCGCCCGAGCCATCGTCCAGTCCAACGGGCTGAACAAAGTGATCCAGCTGCGCCAGCAGGAAAACCGCAAGCACATCCTGATCGGCTTGCTGGAGCCGGGCGAGCGCTTTGACCTGACCATGTGCAACCCGCCGTTCCACGCTTCGATGGAGGAAGCGACCAAGGGCAGCGAGCGCAAATGGCGCGCACTGGGCAAGGCCGATCCAAAACGCAAACTGCCGGTGCTGAACTTCGGTGGTCAGTCGGCCGAGCTGTGGTGTGAGGGCGGTGAAGCGCGTTTCGTGACGCAACTGATCGCCGAGAGCGCGAACTTCCAGCACAAGGTGCTGTGGTTCAGCACGCTGGTGTCGAAAGCCTCGAACCTGCCCGCCATCGAAACCGCGCTGAAGAAGGCCGGCGTGCTGGAAAGCCAGGTGGTGGAGATGTCGCAAGGGCAGAAACAGAGCCGCTTCGTGGCCTGGACCTTCCAGACCAAGTCCGAGCAGCAGATCTGGCGTCGCGAGCGCTGGGTTCGCTGA
- a CDS encoding valine--tRNA ligase, with amino-acid sequence MDKTYQPHAIETSWYNTWESENYFAPQGAGDSYTIMIPPPNVTGSLHMGHGFNNAIMDALIRFRRMQGRNTLWQPGTDHAGIATQMLVERQLEATGQNRHDLGREKFLEKVWEWKDQSGGNISRQIRRLGSSVDWSRERFTMDDGLSEAVKEAFVRLHEDGLIYRGKRLVNWDTKLHTAISDLEVENHDEKGFLWNLKYPLADGAKTAEGNNFLIVATTRPETMLGDSAVAVNPNDERYKALIGKFVELPLVGRRIPIIADDYCDPEFGTGCVKITPAHDFNDYEVGKRHNLPLLNIFDKNANVLPAAQVFNLDGTLNDSIDGQIPAQYAGLERFEARKQIVAAFDAAGLLVSVDDHNLKVPKGDRSGTVIEPWLTDQWYVSTKPLAEPAIAAVEDGRIQFVPKQYENMYFSWMRDIQDWCISRQLWWGHRIPAWYDESGKVYVGRDEAEVRAKHNLGPDVALQQDNDVLDTWFSSGLWTFSTLGWPEKTEFLKKFHSTDVLVTGFDIIFFWVARMIMLTMHLIKNEDGTPQVPFKTVYVHGLVRDGQGQKMSKSKGNVLDPLDIIDGIELEALVQKRTSGMMQPKLAKKIEKQTRDEFADGIASYGTDALRFTFCSLASTGRDIKFDMGRVEGYRNFCNKIWNAARYVLDKGEDCGQNGEAYELSLADRWIISQLQRTEAEVTRQLDQFRFDLAAQALYEFIWNQYCDWYLELSKPVLWDENAPVERQRGTRRTLVRVLEVALRLAHPFMPFITEEIWQRIAPLAGIQGKTIMLQPWPVANEERIDPAAEDDIEWLKGLMLGTRNIRGEMNIGPGKPLPIYLKNVSAEDQRRLTENEALLKKLARLESITVLAAGEEAPLSATALVGEMEVLVPMAGLIDKGAELARLDKEILRLQGEVQRVGGKLSNAGFVDKAPAEVIEKERAKLAEAEQALGKLAEQHARISSL; translated from the coding sequence ATGGATAAGACCTACCAGCCGCACGCCATTGAAACTTCCTGGTACAACACCTGGGAGTCCGAGAACTATTTCGCACCGCAAGGCGCGGGCGATTCCTACACCATCATGATCCCGCCGCCAAACGTCACCGGCAGCCTGCACATGGGTCACGGTTTCAACAACGCGATCATGGACGCCCTGATCCGTTTCCGCCGCATGCAGGGTCGCAACACCCTGTGGCAGCCGGGCACCGACCACGCCGGTATCGCCACGCAGATGCTGGTGGAGCGTCAACTGGAAGCCACCGGCCAGAACCGCCATGACCTGGGCCGCGAGAAATTCCTCGAGAAAGTCTGGGAGTGGAAGGATCAGTCCGGCGGCAACATCAGCCGTCAGATCCGCCGCCTCGGTTCGTCCGTGGACTGGAGCCGCGAGCGCTTCACCATGGACGACGGTCTCTCGGAAGCGGTTAAAGAAGCCTTCGTACGCCTGCACGAAGACGGCCTGATCTACCGCGGCAAGCGTCTGGTCAACTGGGACACCAAGTTGCACACGGCGATTTCCGACCTCGAAGTGGAAAACCACGACGAGAAAGGTTTCCTGTGGAACCTCAAGTACCCGCTGGCCGACGGCGCGAAAACCGCTGAAGGCAACAATTTCCTGATCGTCGCGACCACCCGTCCGGAAACCATGCTCGGCGACTCCGCCGTCGCGGTTAACCCGAACGACGAACGCTACAAAGCCCTGATCGGCAAGTTTGTCGAGCTGCCACTGGTTGGCCGCCGCATCCCGATCATCGCCGACGATTACTGCGATCCAGAGTTCGGCACCGGTTGCGTGAAGATCACCCCGGCCCACGATTTCAACGACTACGAAGTCGGTAAGCGCCACAACCTGCCGCTGCTGAACATCTTCGACAAGAACGCCAACGTGCTGCCCGCAGCCCAGGTGTTCAACCTCGACGGCACGTTGAACGACAGCATCGATGGCCAGATCCCGGCCCAGTACGCCGGTCTCGAGCGTTTCGAAGCGCGCAAGCAGATCGTCGCGGCGTTCGACGCCGCCGGCCTTCTGGTCAGCGTCGACGATCACAACCTGAAAGTGCCGAAAGGCGACCGTTCCGGCACCGTGATCGAGCCGTGGCTGACCGACCAGTGGTACGTTTCCACCAAGCCGCTGGCTGAGCCGGCGATTGCTGCCGTTGAAGACGGCCGTATCCAGTTCGTGCCGAAGCAGTACGAAAACATGTACTTCTCGTGGATGCGCGACATCCAGGACTGGTGCATCAGCCGTCAGCTGTGGTGGGGCCATCGGATTCCGGCCTGGTACGACGAGTCGGGCAAGGTCTACGTCGGTCGCGACGAAGCCGAAGTGCGGGCCAAGCACAACCTCGGCCCGGACGTTGCGCTGCAACAGGACAACGACGTGCTCGACACCTGGTTCAGTTCGGGGCTGTGGACGTTCTCCACCCTCGGTTGGCCGGAAAAGACCGAGTTCCTGAAAAAATTCCACTCCACCGACGTGCTGGTCACCGGTTTCGACATCATTTTCTTCTGGGTTGCCCGGATGATCATGCTGACGATGCACCTGATCAAGAACGAGGACGGCACCCCGCAGGTGCCGTTCAAGACCGTTTACGTGCACGGCCTGGTGCGTGATGGCCAGGGCCAGAAGATGTCCAAGTCCAAGGGCAACGTCCTGGACCCGCTGGACATCATCGACGGTATCGAGCTGGAAGCACTGGTGCAGAAGCGCACCTCCGGCATGATGCAGCCGAAACTGGCGAAGAAGATCGAGAAACAGACCCGCGACGAGTTCGCCGACGGCATCGCCAGTTACGGCACCGACGCCCTGCGCTTCACCTTCTGCTCGCTGGCGTCCACCGGTCGCGACATCAAGTTCGACATGGGCCGCGTCGAAGGCTATCGCAATTTCTGCAACAAGATCTGGAACGCCGCGCGTTATGTTCTGGACAAGGGCGAAGACTGCGGCCAGAACGGCGAAGCCTACGAGCTGTCGCTGGCGGATCGCTGGATCATCTCGCAGCTGCAACGCACCGAAGCCGAAGTGACCCGTCAACTGGATCAGTTCCGTTTCGACCTCGCCGCGCAAGCGCTGTACGAGTTCATCTGGAACCAGTACTGCGACTGGTACCTGGAACTGTCCAAGCCAGTGCTGTGGGACGAAAACGCGCCGGTCGAGCGTCAGCGCGGCACCCGTCGCACGCTGGTGCGCGTGCTGGAAGTGGCGCTGCGTCTGGCGCATCCGTTCATGCCGTTCATCACTGAAGAAATCTGGCAGCGCATCGCGCCGCTGGCCGGCATTCAGGGCAAGACGATCATGCTGCAGCCTTGGCCGGTGGCCAACGAGGAGCGCATCGATCCGGCCGCCGAAGACGACATCGAGTGGCTCAAGGGCCTGATGCTCGGCACGCGCAACATCCGTGGCGAAATGAACATCGGCCCGGGCAAACCGCTACCGATCTACTTGAAGAACGTCAGCGCTGAAGATCAGCGTCGTCTGACCGAGAACGAAGCACTGCTGAAGAAGCTGGCGCGTCTGGAGTCGATCACCGTTCTGGCCGCTGGCGAAGAAGCGCCGCTGTCCGCCACCGCTCTGGTGGGTGAGATGGAAGTGCTGGTGCCGATGGCCGGCCTGATCGACAAGGGCGCCGAGCTGGCACGTCTGGATAAGGAAATCCTGCGTCTGCAGGGCGAAGTCCAGCGGGTTGGCGGCAAGCTGTCGAACGCCGGTTTCGTTGACAAGGCCCCGGCCGAAGTCATCGAGAAGGAACGCGCCAAACTGGCCGAGGCTGAACAGGCCCTGGGCAAGCTGGCCGAGCAGCACGCGCGGATTTCCAGCCTGTAA
- a CDS encoding DNA polymerase III subunit chi: MDTPKPLQKPAHLLDDLESIRQLLGDDNLQPPLLTDTVDDGEQEQIPMLFEAVDATPPAIEPPQAPAPVPAAKPAAPVDKGPDALLHLDSELRAAAQLIMQDVIDDFAPHIETEIKRRLEARMERLLSQYE, encoded by the coding sequence ATGGACACTCCAAAACCGCTGCAAAAGCCTGCACACCTGTTGGACGATCTCGAATCGATCCGCCAGTTGCTCGGCGATGACAACCTGCAACCGCCACTGCTGACCGACACGGTCGATGACGGTGAACAGGAACAGATTCCGATGCTGTTCGAGGCCGTCGACGCCACGCCGCCCGCCATCGAACCGCCCCAAGCTCCGGCCCCGGTGCCTGCTGCCAAACCGGCAGCACCTGTGGATAAAGGCCCGGACGCCCTGCTGCACCTCGATAGCGAACTGCGCGCCGCCGCGCAATTGATCATGCAGGACGTGATCGACGACTTCGCGCCGCACATCGAAACCGAAATCAAACGCCGCCTCGAGGCGCGGATGGAACGGCTTTTGAGCCAATACGAATAA
- a CDS encoding DNA polymerase III subunit chi gives MTKVDFYILPSADPSARLDFACKLTEKAWRMGHRIYLHCSDAAQRDDLDARLWAFKGETFVPHGPAESEPDGLIVLGLGADCGEHQDLLVNLDLKIPAFASQFARVAEVVVEDPAIRAAARESFRFYREQGYPLQDHRLQRL, from the coding sequence ATGACCAAAGTCGACTTCTATATCCTGCCCAGCGCCGATCCTTCGGCTCGCCTGGACTTTGCCTGCAAGCTCACTGAGAAAGCCTGGCGCATGGGCCACCGCATCTACCTGCATTGCAGCGATGCTGCTCAGCGTGACGATCTCGATGCGCGCCTGTGGGCGTTCAAGGGCGAAACGTTCGTACCGCACGGCCCTGCCGAGAGCGAGCCGGATGGTTTGATCGTGCTGGGACTGGGCGCTGACTGCGGCGAGCATCAGGATCTGCTGGTCAACCTCGACCTGAAAATCCCGGCTTTCGCCAGCCAATTCGCCCGCGTGGCGGAAGTGGTGGTGGAAGATCCGGCGATTCGCGCGGCGGCACGGGAGAGTTTCCGTTTCTACCGCGAACAGGGCTATCCTCTGCAAGATCACCGTTTACAGCGACTCTGA